From a region of the Rouxiella sp. S1S-2 genome:
- a CDS encoding phosphogluconate dehydrogenase C-terminal domain-containing protein, producing MTTTLKTITVLGAGGKMGMRISANFQNSDYQVFYCENSPRAQEQVAAQGREISDADTVVPHSDVVILAVPDIALGAVSTAIVPKMKAGAVLLTLDPAAAYANLISQRDDIKYAVAHPCHPSVFLERYTKEEHADAFGGIAAIQHVAASYEQGSDADRTELAKVVSVMYGPVEQVHWVSVKQLAYLEPTLVETVACMVGSFMKEALDETVKSCGVPEEAAKAMLYGHIQIALAVAFRSTNPFSDACMIAMEYGREKIIKEDWKQIFEEKELDIVIARMLKIDAIKR from the coding sequence ATGACGACAACATTGAAAACAATTACTGTACTGGGTGCCGGTGGTAAAATGGGCATGCGTATTTCTGCCAATTTCCAGAATAGCGATTATCAGGTGTTCTACTGCGAGAATTCTCCGCGCGCGCAGGAGCAGGTTGCCGCACAGGGTCGTGAAATATCGGATGCCGACACTGTTGTGCCGCACAGCGACGTGGTTATTCTTGCCGTGCCTGATATTGCACTCGGTGCCGTTTCTACCGCCATCGTGCCGAAAATGAAAGCGGGTGCTGTTCTGTTGACGCTGGACCCTGCGGCGGCCTACGCTAACCTGATTTCTCAGCGTGATGACATTAAGTATGCGGTGGCGCATCCTTGTCATCCGTCAGTGTTTCTTGAGCGTTATACCAAAGAAGAGCACGCCGATGCCTTTGGCGGCATTGCGGCTATTCAGCACGTTGCGGCTTCCTATGAGCAGGGCAGCGATGCCGATCGCACTGAATTAGCTAAAGTGGTCAGCGTAATGTACGGTCCGGTTGAGCAGGTGCATTGGGTGAGCGTTAAACAGCTGGCCTATCTTGAGCCGACGCTGGTCGAAACCGTGGCCTGCATGGTCGGTTCTTTCATGAAAGAGGCACTCGACGAAACCGTTAAGTCCTGCGGCGTACCGGAAGAAGCGGCTAAAGCCATGCTCTACGGCCATATTCAAATTGCGCTGGCCGTCGCATTCCGCAGCACGAATCCTTTCTCTGATGCCTGTATGATTGCGATGGAGTATGGTCGTGAAAAAATTATTAAAGAGGACTGGAAGCAGATCTTCGAGGAAAAAGAGCTGGATATTGTGATTGCCCGCATGTTGAAAATTGATGCCATAAAACGCTAA
- a CDS encoding sugar-binding transcriptional regulator — protein MEKQTVIQDNELLTEIAVAYYQDEITQEEIAKKFGISRIKVGRLLKRAKEEGIVEINVRYHPVFSTRLEQQMMERFAIKRALIALDHQDEEEQRRQVAALVSNYLASTLKDNTVVTVGQGRNVAAIADHPGSMPERQCKFICGIGGTHRPGDSINADHISRRLAKKFGGISETLYAPAYVEEKSQREAFMRNGTINETLDRARKADIALVGIGDMNENSYMVKLGWFTPHEIIDANLNQGVIGDVAGYDFFNAQGQHVDTVMNERVIGLSIDELRQIPCVIAIAAENTKALAILGALRTGAIDIIATTALNIRTILNMSQ, from the coding sequence ATGGAAAAGCAAACTGTCATTCAAGATAACGAACTGCTGACTGAGATTGCCGTCGCTTACTATCAGGACGAAATTACTCAGGAAGAAATCGCAAAAAAATTTGGTATTTCGCGGATTAAAGTCGGGCGCTTGCTCAAGCGAGCCAAGGAAGAGGGCATTGTTGAGATAAACGTGCGCTACCATCCGGTATTCAGCACTCGTCTCGAACAGCAGATGATGGAACGCTTTGCGATAAAACGTGCACTGATTGCCCTCGACCATCAGGACGAAGAGGAGCAGCGTCGCCAAGTCGCAGCACTGGTTTCCAACTATCTGGCCTCTACGCTAAAAGACAATACCGTGGTCACCGTCGGGCAGGGCCGCAATGTGGCGGCCATCGCCGACCATCCGGGCAGTATGCCGGAACGCCAGTGCAAATTTATTTGTGGCATCGGCGGCACCCACCGCCCCGGTGATTCGATTAATGCTGATCACATCAGCCGTCGTTTGGCCAAGAAGTTTGGCGGCATCAGCGAAACGCTTTACGCCCCAGCCTACGTTGAGGAGAAGTCCCAGCGTGAGGCGTTTATGCGCAATGGCACCATTAACGAAACGCTCGACCGCGCGCGCAAGGCAGACATCGCACTGGTGGGCATCGGTGACATGAACGAAAACAGCTACATGGTCAAGCTGGGCTGGTTCACTCCGCATGAAATTATCGACGCCAACCTCAATCAAGGTGTGATCGGCGACGTGGCAGGTTATGACTTTTTCAACGCGCAAGGTCAGCACGTTGATACAGTGATGAACGAACGGGTGATTGGCCTGAGCATTGACGAGCTGCGACAAATACCCTGCGTGATAGCCATCGCCGCTGAGAACACCAAGGCGCTGGCCATTCTCGGGGCGCTGCGCACCGGCGCGATTGATATTATCGCCACCACGGCGCTGAATATCCGCACCATTTTGAACATGTCGCAATAG
- the maeB gene encoding NADP-dependent oxaloacetate-decarboxylating malate dehydrogenase, whose protein sequence is MDDQLKQSALDFHEFPVPGKIQVSPTKPLATQRDLALAYSPGVAAPCLEIEKDPLAAYKYTAKGNLVGVISNGTAVLGLGNIGALAGKPVMEGKGVLFKKFAGIDVFDIEIDQNDPDKLIEAIASLEPTFGGINLEDIKAPECFYIEKKLRERMKIPVFHDDQHGTAIICTAAVLNGLRIVEKNIAEVRLVVSGAGASAIACLNLLVALGLKRENITACDSRGVIYKGREENMAETKAAYAIDDNGQRSLGDAIPGADIFLGCSGPGVLTQPMVKAMGRSPLILALANPEPEILPPLAKEVRPDAIICTGRSDYPNQVNNVLCFPFIFRGALDVGATTINEEMKLACVHAIADLALAEQNDVVASAYGEEELSFGPEYLIPKPFDPRLIVNIAPAVAKAAMDSGVATRPITDFDAYREKLSEFVYKTNLFMKPIFSQAKKEAKKVVLAEGEEARVLHATQEIISLGLAKPILVGRPGVIDMRIKKLGLQIEAGRDFDVVNNESDPRFNEYWSEYYQLMKRRGVSQEQARRAVIGNPTLIAAIMLLRGEADAMICGTIGTYHEHYEVVEKVFGFREGVRVAGAMNALLLPSGNTFITDTYVNEDPTAEQLAEITLLAAETVRRFGIEPKVALLSHSSFGTSDGQTARKMRKTLEQVNKLAPELEIDGEMHGDAALVESIRHDLMPDSPLKGSANILVMPNMESARISYNLLRVTSSEGVTVGPVLMGVAKPVHILTPIASVRRIVNMVALAVVEAQAEPL, encoded by the coding sequence ATGGACGATCAATTGAAGCAGAGTGCGCTCGATTTTCATGAGTTTCCCGTTCCCGGTAAAATTCAGGTCTCCCCCACCAAGCCGCTGGCAACTCAACGTGACCTCGCGCTGGCCTATTCACCCGGCGTGGCGGCACCCTGTCTTGAAATCGAAAAAGACCCCCTTGCTGCCTACAAATACACCGCAAAAGGCAATTTGGTGGGGGTGATTTCTAACGGTACCGCGGTGTTGGGACTGGGTAACATTGGCGCACTGGCCGGCAAGCCGGTAATGGAAGGCAAGGGCGTGCTCTTCAAAAAGTTTGCCGGCATCGACGTGTTTGATATCGAAATTGATCAGAATGACCCCGACAAGCTGATTGAGGCGATTGCCTCGCTGGAGCCGACGTTCGGCGGTATTAATCTGGAGGATATCAAGGCGCCTGAGTGTTTTTACATCGAGAAAAAGCTGCGCGAGCGCATGAAAATTCCGGTATTCCACGACGATCAGCACGGTACGGCGATTATCTGCACCGCAGCGGTGCTTAACGGCCTGCGTATCGTCGAGAAAAATATTGCCGAGGTTCGCCTGGTGGTGTCGGGCGCCGGTGCCTCGGCGATTGCCTGCCTGAATCTGCTGGTGGCGCTTGGCCTTAAACGCGAAAATATCACCGCCTGCGACTCACGTGGTGTGATTTATAAAGGCCGTGAAGAGAACATGGCCGAGACCAAAGCCGCCTACGCGATTGACGACAACGGACAGCGCAGCCTGGGCGACGCCATTCCCGGGGCGGATATCTTTCTTGGTTGCTCAGGTCCCGGCGTGCTCACCCAGCCGATGGTGAAAGCGATGGGCCGCAGCCCACTGATTCTGGCTCTGGCCAATCCCGAGCCGGAAATTTTGCCACCGCTGGCAAAAGAGGTGCGTCCTGACGCTATTATTTGCACCGGCCGCTCTGATTATCCTAATCAGGTCAACAACGTACTGTGTTTCCCGTTCATCTTTCGCGGTGCGCTCGACGTAGGTGCTACTACCATTAATGAAGAGATGAAGCTGGCCTGCGTACACGCCATTGCCGACCTGGCGCTGGCCGAGCAAAACGACGTGGTGGCGTCGGCCTATGGTGAAGAAGAGCTGTCTTTTGGCCCGGAGTATCTGATACCTAAACCTTTTGATCCGCGCCTGATTGTGAACATTGCGCCAGCGGTAGCTAAGGCGGCGATGGACTCCGGCGTGGCGACTCGGCCGATTACCGACTTTGACGCCTACAGAGAAAAGCTCTCCGAGTTTGTCTATAAAACCAACCTGTTTATGAAGCCGATTTTTTCGCAGGCTAAAAAAGAGGCCAAAAAAGTGGTGCTGGCAGAAGGAGAAGAGGCGAGGGTGCTGCATGCCACGCAGGAGATTATTTCACTCGGACTGGCTAAGCCAATTCTGGTGGGCAGGCCCGGCGTAATTGATATGCGCATTAAAAAGTTGGGACTGCAAATTGAAGCTGGCCGAGATTTTGACGTGGTAAACAACGAATCCGATCCGCGTTTTAATGAATACTGGAGCGAGTATTACCAATTGATGAAACGACGCGGGGTGTCACAGGAGCAGGCGCGACGAGCTGTTATCGGTAATCCCACGCTGATCGCCGCCATTATGCTGCTGCGCGGAGAGGCCGATGCGATGATTTGTGGCACCATTGGTACCTATCACGAGCATTACGAGGTGGTAGAAAAAGTGTTTGGTTTTCGCGAGGGCGTGCGCGTGGCGGGAGCAATGAATGCGCTGCTCTTGCCGAGCGGTAATACATTCATCACCGATACTTATGTGAATGAAGACCCCACCGCCGAGCAATTGGCCGAGATAACCCTGCTGGCGGCTGAAACCGTGCGGCGATTTGGTATTGAGCCTAAGGTCGCGCTGCTGTCGCACTCAAGTTTTGGCACCTCAGACGGGCAAACGGCGCGCAAGATGCGTAAAACGCTGGAGCAGGTTAACAAGCTCGCGCCAGAGCTGGAAATTGACGGAGAAATGCATGGCGACGCGGCGCTGGTTGAAAGCATCCGCCATGACCTGATGCCAGACAGTCCGCTAAAAGGCTCGGCTAACATTCTGGTTATGCCCAATATGGAGTCGGCACGAATCAGCTATAACCTGCTGCGCGTCACCAGTTCTGAGGGGGTCACTGTGGGGCCGGTACTGATGGGCGTCGCGAAGCCGGTGCATATTTTAACGCCCATCGCCTCGGTAAGACGAATTGTTAATATGGTTGCACTGGCCGTGGTTGAGGCGCAGGCCGAGCCGCTGTAA
- a CDS encoding MFS transporter translates to MKDATSSLDTPLVKTAAPVVSRLRWGIIFILLMAAVINYLDRANLSIANTTIAREFGFSQTEMGLLLSAFLWPYALANLPAGWLVDRFGPKKMFSWGVGLWSTFTVMAGFVNGYSMFYALRVLLGISESPFFTSGIKITHRWFSDKERALPTSIINTGSQIANAIAPPILTVLLLTLGWRGMFIAIGLAGIPLLLVWLKFYRNPTEREEKVIHANSQLVQQPVADIHGNNKASWGALFKHKTTWFMVIGNFSIMFTIWVYLTWLPGYLEKSLGFSLKQTGWLAAIPFFAGILGVLCGGMISDRLIRRGVKTITARKVPIVAGAALAACFVAPIPFVHNTTLSIALLSIGYFFSQLPQGVIWTLASDIAPKEQVASMGAIQNFGGFLGAACAPIVTGIILDATGQFTNVFFLGAGLLMLGALSYGLFVKKPILVTLQK, encoded by the coding sequence ATGAAAGACGCAACCTCTTCTCTCGATACCCCTCTGGTTAAAACGGCCGCCCCCGTTGTTTCGCGCTTGCGCTGGGGCATTATTTTTATTTTGTTAATGGCGGCGGTAATTAATTACCTCGACCGCGCCAATTTAAGTATTGCCAATACCACCATCGCCAGGGAGTTTGGTTTCAGCCAAACGGAAATGGGCCTGCTGCTGTCGGCGTTCCTGTGGCCTTATGCGTTGGCAAACCTGCCGGCGGGCTGGCTGGTTGACCGTTTTGGTCCTAAAAAGATGTTCTCGTGGGGTGTGGGCCTATGGTCCACCTTCACGGTGATGGCCGGTTTCGTGAATGGTTATTCCATGTTCTATGCCCTGCGCGTGCTGCTGGGCATTTCCGAATCCCCATTTTTTACCTCCGGCATCAAGATCACTCACCGCTGGTTCTCTGACAAAGAGCGCGCACTGCCGACCTCCATCATCAACACCGGCTCGCAGATTGCCAATGCCATTGCGCCGCCAATCCTGACCGTGCTGCTGTTAACGCTCGGCTGGCGTGGCATGTTTATTGCGATCGGTCTAGCCGGTATTCCTCTGCTGCTGGTATGGCTAAAATTCTATCGCAACCCGACAGAGCGCGAAGAAAAGGTAATTCACGCCAACTCTCAGTTGGTGCAGCAACCGGTGGCCGACATTCATGGCAATAACAAGGCGAGCTGGGGTGCGTTGTTTAAGCACAAAACCACCTGGTTTATGGTGATCGGCAACTTCTCGATTATGTTCACCATTTGGGTTTATTTGACCTGGCTGCCGGGTTATCTGGAGAAATCGCTGGGCTTTAGCCTAAAACAAACTGGCTGGCTGGCCGCTATCCCCTTCTTTGCGGGTATTTTGGGCGTGCTGTGTGGCGGGATGATTTCCGACCGCCTTATCCGTCGTGGTGTGAAAACCATTACGGCGCGTAAGGTGCCGATCGTTGCCGGTGCTGCGCTGGCGGCCTGTTTTGTGGCGCCAATTCCGTTCGTGCATAACACCACATTGAGCATCGCACTGCTGTCGATTGGCTATTTCTTCTCGCAGTTGCCGCAGGGCGTTATTTGGACGCTGGCCTCAGACATTGCGCCGAAAGAGCAGGTGGCATCAATGGGGGCAATCCAGAACTTTGGGGGCTTCCTGGGCGCAGCCTGTGCGCCCATTGTCACCGGGATAATCCTTGATGCTACCGGCCAGTTCACCAACGTCTTCTTCCTCGGCGCCGGTTTACTGATGCTGGGTGCGCTAAGCTACGGACTGTTTGTGAAAAAACCGATTTTGGTGACCCTACAGAAGTAA
- a CDS encoding YhcH/YjgK/YiaL family protein has product MIVCCLRDWEREKFAFHPIINKGIEYITQTDFSTLTPGKFDIIPGKMFCLLQEMNTVPANEMRAESHFKFVDIQFLLQGEETIGVARGAAEHEVVEDRAEKHDIVFYQETNNESLIRLEPGMFAVLFPQDLHRPCCNTKNESFIRKAVIKIHLSLFNDDLFMNNQ; this is encoded by the coding sequence ATGATCGTATGTTGCCTGCGAGACTGGGAACGCGAGAAATTCGCTTTCCATCCGATTATTAATAAAGGTATTGAGTATATTACTCAAACTGATTTTTCAACGCTAACACCAGGGAAATTCGACATTATTCCGGGCAAGATGTTTTGCCTTCTTCAAGAAATGAACACCGTTCCTGCTAATGAAATGCGAGCTGAGTCACATTTTAAGTTTGTAGATATTCAATTTCTCTTGCAGGGAGAAGAAACCATCGGCGTGGCACGCGGTGCGGCTGAGCATGAGGTGGTAGAAGACCGGGCAGAGAAGCACGACATTGTGTTTTATCAGGAAACGAATAATGAATCGCTGATCCGTTTGGAACCCGGCATGTTTGCTGTTTTATTTCCGCAAGATTTACACCGTCCTTGTTGTAATACCAAAAACGAGTCTTTTATTCGTAAAGCTGTGATTAAAATTCACCTAAGTCTGTTCAATGATGACTTATTTATGAATAACCAATAG
- a CDS encoding dihydrodipicolinate synthase family protein, with the protein MTKSIEGIVPVMLTPFTEDNQIDYPGLTRLIDWYLEKGVDALFAVCQSSEMQFLTLEERVELAEFVVKQVAGRVPVIASGHISDDINDQINELSAMAKTGADALVLVTNHLDPKNQGSETFFATLDKLLNALPESMPLGLYECPAPYRRLLTDEELTYCANTGRFVVLKDVSCDLATVTRRVQLVANTPLNIINANAAIAYPAMQAGSKGFSGVFTNFHPELYSWLYHKAKTQPQLADELAIFLSLGAVTETLGYPKNAKIYHQRLGTFDSEFCRVNKDNVLEKFWGLTVLLDQIHSGTAVWQKKIAAV; encoded by the coding sequence ATGACTAAAAGTATTGAAGGTATCGTGCCGGTGATGTTGACCCCTTTCACCGAAGACAACCAGATTGACTATCCGGGGCTGACCCGTTTGATCGACTGGTATCTTGAGAAAGGCGTAGATGCGCTATTTGCCGTGTGTCAGTCGAGTGAGATGCAGTTTCTGACCCTGGAAGAGCGCGTTGAGCTGGCCGAGTTTGTGGTCAAGCAAGTGGCAGGTCGCGTGCCGGTGATTGCTTCTGGCCACATCAGTGATGATATCAATGACCAAATCAATGAACTGAGCGCGATGGCGAAAACCGGTGCCGACGCACTGGTGCTGGTAACCAACCATCTCGACCCTAAAAATCAGGGCAGTGAGACCTTCTTTGCCACGCTGGATAAGCTGCTGAACGCCCTGCCCGAGTCCATGCCGCTGGGCCTGTATGAGTGTCCAGCCCCGTATCGCCGCCTGCTGACCGACGAAGAGCTGACTTACTGCGCTAACACGGGCCGCTTCGTGGTGCTGAAAGACGTGAGCTGTGACCTGGCAACCGTGACCCGCCGCGTGCAGCTGGTGGCGAATACGCCGTTGAACATCATTAATGCTAATGCCGCGATTGCTTATCCAGCGATGCAGGCGGGTTCTAAAGGATTCAGCGGCGTGTTCACTAACTTCCACCCCGAGCTTTACAGCTGGCTGTATCACAAGGCGAAAACCCAGCCGCAGCTCGCCGACGAGTTGGCCATTTTCCTGTCGCTGGGGGCGGTGACTGAAACCTTGGGTTATCCGAAGAATGCCAAGATTTATCATCAGCGTCTGGGCACGTTCGACAGTGAATTCTGCCGCGTGAATAAAGACAATGTGCTGGAAAAATTCTGGGGACTGACCGTGTTGCTGGATCAAATTCACAGCGGCACGGCGGTGTGGCAGAAAAAAATTGCCGCCGTATAA
- the rbsK gene encoding ribokinase yields MFLEERRQQILEYLDKYERVKVEVLASLFNVTRETIRSDLNALAAENLVQRCHGGARVNRRSLQSKLITGTGDNFEVLLKRLQNQKRKQAGQQNKGKNMKGKVCILGSFNVDIVAKVERFPKGGESLMALGSTLGPGGKGANQATAVSRAGAKVHFVSKVGKDQFSQFAYDHLTSSEIHSFTLYQSETEPTGNAIIYVSQENGENMIAIYSGANKTISEDEVAAIAPELEDSDVLLVQLENNFSATLRAMKLAKALGVKVILNPAPFSTHALECLEYVDVITPNETEASQLSGIDVQDLASAKEAAQRIVSQGAKRVIITMGSRGALLLDGNQFQHIPAFPALSVDTTGAGDAFNGALASSIANGQSLIQAATYASAFASLAVEREGASNMPDNAQVLARLAQR; encoded by the coding sequence ATGTTTCTTGAAGAGCGTCGGCAGCAAATTCTGGAGTATCTCGATAAATACGAACGGGTAAAGGTCGAGGTTTTAGCGTCCCTGTTTAACGTAACCAGAGAAACCATCCGCAGTGACCTAAACGCACTAGCGGCTGAAAATTTGGTTCAGCGCTGTCACGGCGGGGCGCGGGTTAATCGCCGCAGTTTGCAGTCGAAGCTGATTACCGGCACCGGCGACAATTTTGAAGTATTGCTAAAACGACTGCAGAATCAGAAAAGAAAGCAGGCCGGGCAGCAGAATAAAGGAAAGAACATGAAAGGTAAGGTCTGCATTCTGGGTTCATTTAACGTCGATATCGTGGCGAAGGTTGAGCGCTTTCCAAAAGGCGGAGAATCACTGATGGCGCTGGGCAGTACGCTCGGTCCCGGAGGAAAAGGTGCCAATCAGGCTACGGCGGTCAGTCGCGCCGGTGCCAAAGTGCATTTCGTGTCTAAAGTAGGAAAAGATCAGTTCAGCCAGTTTGCTTACGATCACCTGACCTCCTCCGAAATTCACTCTTTTACCCTTTATCAGTCGGAAACCGAGCCGACGGGCAATGCCATCATCTATGTCTCGCAGGAGAACGGCGAGAACATGATTGCTATTTACTCCGGTGCCAATAAAACCATCAGCGAAGACGAGGTCGCGGCCATTGCTCCCGAGCTTGAAGATTCGGACGTGTTGCTGGTACAGCTCGAGAATAATTTTTCCGCCACCCTGCGCGCGATGAAATTGGCCAAGGCGCTGGGGGTCAAGGTGATCCTCAACCCGGCACCTTTTTCGACACACGCGCTAGAGTGCCTGGAATACGTTGACGTGATTACACCTAACGAAACCGAGGCATCGCAGCTGTCGGGCATCGACGTGCAGGATTTAGCCAGCGCTAAAGAGGCCGCACAGCGCATTGTCAGCCAGGGCGCAAAGCGGGTCATTATTACCATGGGCTCACGCGGTGCCCTGCTGCTCGACGGCAACCAGTTTCAACACATTCCGGCCTTCCCGGCCCTGAGCGTTGACACCACTGGCGCGGGCGATGCCTTTAACGGCGCGTTGGCGTCGAGCATTGCCAATGGGCAAAGTCTGATTCAGGCGGCGACCTACGCCTCGGCATTTGCCTCACTGGCAGTCGAGCGTGAAGGTGCATCGAACATGCCTGATAACGCACAGGTTTTAGCACGTTTGGCGCAGCGATAA
- a CDS encoding YaiI/YqxD family protein, with translation MQIWVDADACPNVIKEVLFRAAERTEVMVTLVANQIIRTPPSRFLRTLRVEAGFDVADNEIVKRVETGDLVITADIPLAAEVIEKGGVALNPRGERYTTETIRERLNMRDFMDTMRASGVQTGGPPALNQRDRQQFANELDKWLVQAKKS, from the coding sequence ATGCAAATTTGGGTTGATGCCGACGCCTGTCCAAACGTAATAAAAGAGGTGCTTTTTCGCGCCGCCGAGCGGACCGAAGTCATGGTTACGCTGGTCGCCAACCAGATAATCCGCACTCCTCCCTCACGATTTCTGCGCACGCTGCGCGTTGAGGCCGGATTTGACGTGGCCGATAATGAAATCGTTAAACGCGTGGAAACCGGTGATTTAGTGATAACCGCTGATATTCCCTTAGCGGCTGAGGTGATTGAAAAAGGCGGCGTCGCGCTGAATCCGCGCGGAGAGCGCTATACGACTGAAACCATTCGTGAACGCCTGAATATGCGCGACTTTATGGACACCATGCGCGCCAGCGGTGTCCAGACTGGCGGGCCACCGGCGCTTAACCAGCGCGATCGCCAGCAGTTCGCCAATGAACTGGACAAATGGCTGGTGCAGGCCAAGAAAAGCTAG
- the hemF gene encoding oxygen-dependent coproporphyrinogen oxidase — translation MNQLPDINQVKAFLLSLQDQICQKLSAADGSAQFKQDSWVREEGGGGQSRVMTGGAVFEQAGVNFSHVSGATLPASATAHRPELAGRSFQAMGVSLVIHPLSPYIPTSHANVRFFIAEKPGEDPVWWFGGGFDLTPYYGFEEDAHHWHQTAADLCQPFGEDVYPRYKKWCDDYFFIKHRNEARGIGGLFFDDLNTPDFAHCFDFMQAVGNGFTDAYLPIVEKRRALTWGERERDFQLYRRGRYVEFNLVWDRGTLFGLQTGGRTESILMSMPPLVRWEYGFEPQPESPEAVLYRDFLPVRDWLAGVK, via the coding sequence GTGAATCAATTACCCGATATCAATCAAGTAAAAGCCTTTCTGCTGTCCCTGCAAGACCAAATTTGCCAGAAACTCAGCGCCGCTGACGGCAGCGCGCAGTTTAAACAGGACAGTTGGGTCAGAGAGGAAGGCGGCGGCGGGCAGAGTCGAGTAATGACCGGCGGGGCCGTATTCGAACAGGCCGGGGTAAATTTTTCCCACGTTTCGGGTGCTACCCTTCCGGCCTCGGCGACGGCGCACCGTCCTGAACTGGCCGGACGCAGTTTTCAGGCTATGGGCGTCTCGCTGGTTATTCATCCGCTCAGCCCCTATATCCCCACCAGTCATGCCAATGTGCGCTTTTTTATTGCTGAAAAGCCCGGCGAAGATCCAGTGTGGTGGTTTGGCGGCGGTTTCGATTTAACCCCCTATTATGGTTTTGAAGAGGACGCTCACCACTGGCATCAGACGGCGGCCGATCTGTGTCAGCCTTTTGGCGAAGACGTTTATCCACGCTACAAAAAATGGTGTGATGACTATTTCTTTATCAAGCATCGCAACGAGGCGCGTGGGATAGGCGGCCTGTTCTTCGATGATTTAAATACGCCGGATTTTGCACACTGTTTCGATTTTATGCAGGCAGTGGGCAACGGATTCACCGATGCTTATTTGCCCATCGTTGAAAAACGCAGGGCGCTAACCTGGGGCGAACGCGAACGCGACTTCCAGCTTTATCGCCGTGGCCGTTATGTAGAATTCAATCTTGTTTGGGACCGTGGCACGCTGTTTGGCCTGCAAACCGGCGGGCGAACTGAGTCTATACTGATGTCAATGCCACCGCTGGTGCGTTGGGAATACGGTTTTGAGCCACAGCCAGAAAGTCCTGAAGCAGTCTTGTATCGCGATTTCCTGCCCGTTCGCGACTGGCTGGCGGGGGTGAAATAA
- the amiA gene encoding N-acetylmuramoyl-L-alanine amidase AmiA yields the protein MLNPLNKFLHFQPLPRSATRRQVLLTGLGLAFGAFGSRFASAQQTEHVTKVAPKPKPPGAKRLVMIDPGHGGIDSGAIGHEGSEEKHVVLEIANYVREHLSQNDHIEVKLTRDSDHFIPLYQRVEIAHQHQADLFVSIHADGFTSPEASGASVFALSNRGASSTMARYLSKRENDADLVAGAKYQEADNNYLQQVLFDLVQTDTIKNSLTLGHHVLERIRPIHHLHSQQTEQAAFAVLKSPSIPSILVETSFITNHQEEQLLNTTAFRQEIAQAISTGIVNFFAYFDAHERKPR from the coding sequence ATGTTAAATCCCCTCAATAAATTCCTTCATTTCCAACCGCTTCCTCGCTCAGCAACGCGTCGTCAGGTATTACTGACCGGCCTCGGGCTGGCCTTTGGCGCGTTTGGCAGTCGCTTCGCCTCAGCGCAGCAGACCGAGCACGTGACCAAAGTCGCGCCAAAGCCCAAACCGCCGGGTGCAAAACGTCTGGTGATGATTGACCCAGGCCACGGTGGCATTGATTCTGGCGCGATCGGCCATGAAGGTTCGGAAGAGAAACATGTGGTCCTCGAAATTGCTAACTACGTTCGCGAGCACCTGTCGCAGAACGACCATATCGAGGTGAAATTAACCCGCGATTCCGACCACTTTATTCCGCTTTATCAGCGAGTAGAGATTGCTCACCAGCATCAGGCAGACTTATTTGTTTCAATTCATGCCGACGGTTTTACCAGTCCTGAAGCCAGCGGCGCTTCAGTATTTGCCCTGTCCAATCGTGGTGCGAGCAGTACCATGGCGCGTTACCTCTCTAAAAGGGAGAACGATGCTGACTTGGTGGCGGGCGCAAAATATCAGGAAGCCGACAACAATTATCTGCAACAGGTGTTGTTTGATCTGGTGCAGACTGACACCATCAAAAACAGCTTGACGCTGGGACACCACGTGCTCGAAAGGATCCGCCCGATTCATCATCTGCACAGCCAGCAAACTGAACAGGCGGCTTTTGCGGTATTAAAATCACCCTCAATCCCGTCGATTTTGGTGGAAACCTCGTTTATCACCAATCATCAGGAAGAGCAGTTGCTCAACACCACCGCATTTCGTCAGGAAATTGCTCAGGCGATTTCTACAGGCATCGTCAATTTCTTCGCTTATTTTGACGCCCACGAACGAAAACCGCGCTGA